From a region of the Bradyrhizobium diazoefficiens genome:
- a CDS encoding GFA family protein — translation MTTYTGRCFCGAVAIEADGEPEGMGYCHCSSCRSWSAAPVNAFTLWKQQNVRVTRGTEFVGTFAKADLSHRQYCKSCGGHLMTEHPPLGLVDVYAATIPSLKFVPGVHVNYSETVLPIKDGLPKLKDFPAELGGSGIAIPE, via the coding sequence ATGACGACCTACACGGGCAGGTGTTTTTGCGGCGCCGTTGCGATCGAAGCGGACGGCGAGCCGGAGGGAATGGGTTATTGCCACTGCTCCTCGTGCCGCTCCTGGTCGGCCGCACCGGTCAATGCGTTCACGCTGTGGAAACAGCAGAACGTGCGCGTGACCAGGGGCACCGAATTCGTCGGCACGTTCGCGAAAGCGGATTTGAGTCATCGACAGTACTGCAAGAGCTGTGGGGGCCATCTCATGACCGAGCACCCGCCGCTCGGGCTGGTCGACGTGTATGCCGCCACGATCCCGTCGCTCAAATTCGTCCCCGGCGTGCACGTCAACTATTCCGAGACTGTCTTGCCGATCAAGGACGGCCTGCCAAAGCTGAAGGACTTTCCCGCCGAGCTCGGAGGTTCAGGTATTGCCATTCCTGAATAG
- a CDS encoding SRPBCC family protein → MTRIPFDAKLTLAGAAVFGMALLSAGTAPALAATISRSADVKAPVSAVWSLIGPFCAIKDWLPPVGQCIEDGKATPTRILVTKDGKAAFVETQTARNEAEHSYSYQFLASPLPVSHYTATIKVIAKGDGSSTVIWSGSYMPDMGKEKAADQALNGVYEAGLAEIQARLSK, encoded by the coding sequence ATGACAAGGATTCCATTCGACGCGAAGCTGACGCTGGCCGGGGCCGCCGTGTTCGGCATGGCGCTGCTCAGCGCCGGCACCGCCCCGGCTCTTGCAGCCACGATTTCGCGCAGTGCCGACGTGAAAGCGCCGGTGTCAGCCGTATGGTCGTTGATCGGGCCGTTCTGCGCGATCAAGGACTGGCTGCCGCCGGTCGGCCAATGCATCGAAGATGGCAAGGCCACGCCGACGCGCATTCTCGTGACGAAGGACGGCAAGGCTGCGTTCGTGGAAACGCAGACCGCTCGAAACGAGGCCGAGCACAGCTATTCCTACCAGTTTCTGGCGAGCCCGCTGCCGGTCTCGCATTACACTGCGACGATCAAGGTGATCGCGAAGGGAGACGGGTCGTCGACCGTCATCTGGAGCGGCTCCTACATGCCCGATATGGGCAAGGAGAAGGCCGCAGACCAGGCTTTGAACGGCGTCTACGAGGCGGGTCTTGCGGAGATTCAGGCCCGGCTCTCCAAATAG
- a CDS encoding helix-turn-helix domain-containing protein — MAAGSYRQFCPVAMAAEVLCTRWTVVLLRELIAGSTRFNDLRRGVPRMSPALLSQRLKDLEAAGIIAREASPSEAGVFEYRLTSSGRELGPIVEGFGTWGQRRISAALSLQHLDVQLLMWDMRRNLNTTPMPQRRNVIQFVYPQLPATQRHWWLIVDPKDGVDLCSVDPGFEVDLYVSVDLRTMTAIWMGLDTIRAAVSNGRMMLTGDRRIASSMQTWLGLSPFAKEKKLAS; from the coding sequence ATGGCCGCCGGCAGCTACAGGCAGTTCTGTCCGGTCGCGATGGCCGCGGAGGTTCTATGCACGCGTTGGACCGTAGTCTTGCTGCGCGAACTCATCGCCGGGTCGACGCGCTTCAACGACTTGCGGCGCGGCGTGCCGCGAATGTCGCCGGCGCTGCTCTCGCAACGGCTCAAGGACCTCGAGGCGGCCGGAATCATCGCTCGCGAGGCATCACCTTCAGAAGCCGGCGTGTTCGAATATCGGCTGACGTCGTCCGGACGAGAGCTCGGTCCTATCGTGGAAGGCTTCGGAACATGGGGACAACGACGGATCAGCGCCGCTCTGTCGCTTCAGCATCTCGATGTTCAGCTCTTGATGTGGGACATGCGGCGCAACTTGAACACAACGCCGATGCCGCAGCGTCGAAACGTCATTCAATTCGTCTATCCGCAGCTTCCGGCAACGCAACGGCATTGGTGGTTGATCGTCGACCCCAAGGACGGCGTTGACCTCTGTTCGGTCGATCCGGGGTTCGAGGTCGATCTCTATGTCTCCGTCGACTTGCGCACCATGACCGCGATCTGGATGGGGCTCGACACGATCCGGGCGGCTGTAAGCAACGGCCGGATGATGCTGACCGGGGACCGTCGGATTGCATCCTCGATGCAGACATGGCTTGGTCTCAGCCCATTTGCAAAAGAGAAAAAGCTGGCGAGCTGA
- a CDS encoding HAMP domain-containing methyl-accepting chemotaxis protein, which translates to MTTDRSGNAAGLAGRFTLATKLYAIFALFALLTAAIAMLSDYNSRRSADLTSAIETANAAALNVERVNSLVYAVVMESRGVYMSTEPKVVKKFGDGLLKFNAQILDVVKRWETIVKADDAEQFATFKKRIEQFVEFCKELVRRGVEINAAAGREWGDNDANRAVRSALNKDLEALSKVYAERARQIAQQTETNRELSFVLTCLGGMALALVVIGIVIIARSVARPLASITATIKQVADGTEDVVVPHSDRADEIGALARAIQVFQEAMGRNRSLASQVSQDSAAREERARHIERSVEAFGEAIGAIMRGLSDNASVMRETAQTITRVTADASSRAGTAANATEQAARNVTAVAGAAEELSASVVEIGRQVRQSAGAVEQTGQRTEKSISEIESLAAATQRIDGVLSLIQAIAEQTNLLALNATIEAARAGDAGRGFAVVAHEVKALAGQTAKATADISENVSMIQASTRNAVDAVREIGGAVREINEVTSAIAGAVGQQDQATREISSNAQSAAQGNETLVANITSLRDAIGKTDTAAASVLTAASSVTETAETLSREVEKFFRNLRSGAADGRLAKAG; encoded by the coding sequence ATGACAACCGACCGATCTGGGAATGCCGCCGGCCTGGCAGGCCGTTTCACGCTTGCCACCAAGCTCTACGCGATCTTCGCCCTGTTCGCGCTGCTCACGGCGGCGATCGCGATGCTGTCCGACTACAACAGCCGCCGCAGCGCCGACCTGACCAGCGCGATCGAGACGGCGAACGCCGCCGCGCTGAACGTCGAGCGCGTCAACTCGCTGGTCTATGCGGTCGTGATGGAATCGCGCGGCGTCTACATGTCGACCGAGCCGAAGGTGGTGAAGAAATTTGGCGACGGCCTTCTCAAGTTCAACGCCCAGATCCTCGACGTCGTGAAGCGCTGGGAGACCATCGTCAAAGCCGACGATGCCGAGCAGTTTGCCACCTTCAAGAAGCGCATCGAGCAATTCGTCGAGTTCTGCAAGGAGCTGGTGCGCCGCGGCGTTGAGATCAACGCCGCCGCGGGCCGCGAATGGGGCGACAACGACGCCAACCGCGCCGTTCGCTCGGCGCTGAACAAGGATCTCGAGGCGCTGTCCAAGGTCTATGCCGAGCGCGCCAGGCAGATCGCGCAGCAGACCGAGACCAATCGCGAATTGTCTTTCGTGCTCACCTGCCTCGGCGGTATGGCGCTGGCGCTGGTCGTGATCGGCATCGTCATCATCGCCCGCTCGGTCGCCCGGCCGCTCGCCTCGATCACCGCCACGATCAAGCAGGTCGCGGACGGGACCGAGGACGTCGTGGTGCCGCACTCTGACCGCGCCGACGAGATCGGCGCACTCGCCCGCGCGATCCAGGTCTTCCAGGAGGCGATGGGCCGCAACCGCAGCCTCGCCTCGCAGGTTTCGCAGGACTCTGCCGCGCGCGAGGAGCGCGCCCGCCACATCGAGCGATCCGTCGAGGCGTTCGGCGAGGCGATCGGCGCGATCATGCGCGGCCTCAGCGACAATGCCTCCGTCATGCGCGAGACCGCGCAGACCATCACGCGCGTCACCGCGGACGCCAGCAGCCGTGCCGGCACCGCGGCCAACGCCACCGAGCAGGCTGCCCGCAACGTCACGGCGGTCGCAGGCGCGGCCGAGGAGCTTTCGGCCTCGGTGGTGGAGATCGGCCGCCAGGTGCGGCAGAGCGCCGGCGCGGTCGAGCAGACCGGGCAGCGCACCGAGAAATCGATCTCCGAAATCGAAAGCCTTGCTGCGGCGACGCAGCGCATAGACGGCGTGCTCAGCCTGATTCAGGCGATCGCCGAGCAGACCAACCTGCTCGCGCTCAACGCCACCATCGAGGCCGCGCGTGCCGGCGATGCCGGCCGCGGCTTCGCCGTCGTCGCCCACGAAGTGAAGGCGCTCGCGGGACAGACCGCGAAGGCGACCGCCGACATCAGCGAGAACGTCTCGATGATCCAGGCCTCGACCCGCAACGCGGTCGACGCCGTCCGCGAGATCGGCGGCGCGGTGCGCGAGATCAACGAGGTCACCTCGGCCATCGCCGGCGCCGTCGGCCAACAGGACCAGGCCACGCGCGAGATCTCCTCGAACGCGCAAAGCGCCGCCCAGGGCAACGAGACCCTGGTCGCCAACATCACCTCGCTGCGCGACGCCATCGGCAAGACCGACACCGCGGCAGCTTCGGTGCTGACGGCGGCAAGCAGCGTGACCGAGACAGCGGAGACGCTGTCGCGGGAGGTGGAAAAATTCTTCCGGAACTTGCGCTCGGGAGCGGCGGATGGCCGCCTCGCCAAGGCGGGGTGA
- a CDS encoding cache domain-containing protein — protein sequence MNTLGKSFICAFAAAVLSAGTASAGENGTKDEAIAMVKKAVSYIKETGTEKAYPEISNKSGQFHDRDLYVVVYQLDGVVLAHGSNIKFVGKNLIDAQDVDGKPYVKERVELATKQASFWQDYKFVNPVTKKVEPKEMYCEKLGNTAVCAGVYKAS from the coding sequence ATGAACACCTTGGGGAAGTCTTTCATCTGCGCGTTTGCCGCCGCAGTTCTTTCTGCTGGCACCGCCAGTGCCGGCGAAAATGGCACCAAGGATGAAGCCATTGCGATGGTCAAAAAGGCCGTGAGCTACATCAAGGAGACGGGGACGGAAAAAGCCTATCCCGAGATCAGCAACAAGAGCGGTCAGTTTCACGATCGCGATCTCTATGTCGTCGTCTATCAGCTCGACGGCGTGGTTCTCGCCCACGGCTCCAACATCAAGTTCGTTGGCAAGAACTTGATTGATGCGCAGGACGTCGACGGCAAGCCGTACGTCAAGGAGCGTGTCGAGCTCGCGACCAAGCAGGCTTCCTTCTGGCAGGACTACAAGTTCGTCAATCCCGTGACCAAGAAGGTCGAGCCGAAGGAAATGTACTGCGAGAAGCTAGGCAATACGGCTGTTTGTGCCGGCGTGTACAAGGCCTCCTGA
- a CDS encoding HAMP domain-containing methyl-accepting chemotaxis protein: MLGWIKNMRLSWKVQLAPALSIVVMIGLGVHALQTLRSNQAFVSGLFSGPVRQSELANELTAQAWVAHAKLYRLAAIGANEKDEKKVEGMAKEASAAVAAVAEAFKSVEQGLGGAQGLEQLRAAVGGYIKQAKNAIEMADGDAGSALMFIKGAERNFAQLEKLSDELILRSTETKDREIARAGVRLEQQQWLLTVAIALMAIVGIVISFLIGRSISRPVVAMSDAMRELAIGNFDVRLPGLERRDEVGQMAKAVDEFKAQAIAKAEREAGERENKGRELAATRRAELHSLAEGFEAAVGGIIETVASASGELENAAILLTKSSSQTQELSALVAAASEQTSTNVQSVASATEEMTSSIHEIGHRVVDSNRIAQEAVEQAKRTDARIAELSLAAGRIGDVTQLITGIAEQTNLLALNATIEAARAGEAGRGFAVVAQEVKALASQTAKATSEISAHIAGMQAATQDSVGAIKEIGGTIGRVSEIVAAIAAAVEQQGAATQEIARNVQQAARGSSEVASNITDVNQSAGDTGAASSQVLASAQLLLHENKHLKAEVARFLATVRAA, encoded by the coding sequence ATGTTGGGCTGGATCAAGAACATGAGACTATCGTGGAAGGTGCAGCTTGCTCCGGCCCTATCGATCGTTGTCATGATCGGTCTCGGTGTCCACGCTCTGCAGACGCTCCGCTCCAACCAGGCGTTCGTCAGCGGGTTGTTCTCGGGACCGGTCCGACAGTCCGAACTCGCCAACGAACTGACGGCCCAGGCGTGGGTGGCGCACGCCAAGCTGTATCGCCTTGCCGCGATTGGCGCCAATGAAAAGGACGAAAAAAAGGTCGAGGGGATGGCGAAGGAGGCGTCCGCCGCTGTCGCCGCCGTTGCCGAGGCGTTCAAGTCTGTCGAGCAGGGATTGGGCGGAGCGCAGGGCCTCGAGCAGCTCAGGGCCGCGGTCGGCGGCTATATCAAGCAAGCCAAGAATGCGATCGAGATGGCTGACGGCGATGCAGGTTCGGCCCTGATGTTCATCAAGGGGGCCGAAAGGAATTTTGCTCAGCTCGAAAAGCTGTCGGATGAGCTGATCCTGCGCAGCACCGAGACAAAGGACCGCGAGATCGCGCGTGCCGGGGTTCGGCTGGAGCAGCAACAATGGCTGCTCACCGTCGCCATCGCGCTGATGGCCATCGTCGGCATCGTCATCTCATTCCTGATCGGGAGAAGCATCTCCCGTCCTGTGGTCGCGATGTCGGACGCCATGCGCGAGCTCGCAATCGGCAATTTCGATGTTCGCCTGCCCGGCCTGGAACGCAGAGACGAGGTGGGCCAGATGGCCAAAGCCGTCGACGAATTCAAGGCTCAGGCGATTGCAAAAGCCGAGCGCGAGGCCGGCGAACGCGAGAACAAAGGGCGCGAGCTGGCGGCAACCCGACGTGCGGAGTTGCATAGTCTTGCGGAGGGCTTCGAAGCCGCCGTGGGCGGCATCATCGAGACCGTGGCATCAGCGTCGGGTGAGCTCGAGAACGCCGCCATTCTCCTGACCAAATCGAGCTCGCAGACCCAGGAACTCAGCGCGCTGGTTGCTGCGGCTTCCGAGCAAACCTCCACGAACGTTCAATCGGTTGCATCCGCAACGGAGGAGATGACGAGTTCCATCCACGAGATCGGTCACCGTGTCGTGGATTCGAACCGGATCGCCCAAGAGGCGGTCGAGCAGGCCAAAAGGACCGATGCACGCATCGCCGAGCTGTCGCTCGCCGCAGGCCGCATCGGGGACGTCACCCAATTGATCACGGGCATCGCCGAGCAGACCAACCTGCTCGCCCTCAACGCCACCATCGAGGCCGCCCGCGCCGGCGAGGCCGGCCGCGGCTTTGCGGTCGTTGCGCAGGAGGTCAAAGCGCTCGCGTCGCAGACCGCGAAGGCGACCAGCGAGATCAGCGCGCACATCGCCGGCATGCAGGCCGCGACCCAGGATTCCGTCGGAGCGATCAAGGAAATCGGCGGCACGATCGGACGCGTGTCAGAGATCGTCGCGGCGATTGCGGCCGCGGTCGAGCAGCAGGGCGCGGCCACCCAGGAGATCGCCCGCAACGTGCAGCAAGCCGCGCGCGGCTCCAGCGAAGTGGCATCCAATATCACCGACGTCAATCAAAGCGCGGGAGATACAGGGGCCGCCTCGTCTCAGGTCCTTGCGTCCGCGCAGCTGTTGCTGCACGAGAACAAGCATCTCAAGGCGGAAGTGGCTAGATTTCTGGCAACGGTCCGGGCTGCGTAA
- a CDS encoding ethanolamine ammonia-lyase subunit EutB yields MLYRHTIDATTYSFADLRDLLAKATPPRSGDRLAGIAAGTAEQMIAARMTLADVPLAQFLHEAVIPYESDEVTRLIIDGHDATAFAPVASKTVGAFRDWLLSDAATPDVLRKMAGGITPEMAAAVSKLMRNQDLILAARKCEVATAFRNTIGLKGRMSTRLQPNHPFDDARGITASILDGILLGAGDACIGINPASDDPAVIAQLLRLLDEIIARLKIPTQGCVLTHVTTTLSLIGQGVPVDLVFQSVAGTEAANRSFGIDLALLKEAQEAGLSLRRGTVGQNVMYFETGQGSALSAGAHHGVDQQTCEARAYAVARAFAPLLVNSVVGFIGPEYLYDGKEIIRAGLEDHFCGKLLGLPLGIDICYTNHAEADQDDMDNLLTLLAAAGVTFIMGVPGADDVMLNYQSTSFHDALYVRDVFGLRRAPEFDDWLTQWGIAGADFRLAGDAGLLPDFASRLIA; encoded by the coding sequence ATGCTTTACCGCCACACCATCGATGCCACGACCTATAGCTTCGCGGATCTGCGCGATCTGCTCGCCAAGGCGACGCCGCCGCGCTCCGGCGACCGCCTGGCCGGGATCGCCGCCGGTACCGCCGAGCAGATGATCGCGGCGCGGATGACGCTCGCCGACGTTCCGCTCGCTCAATTCCTGCACGAAGCCGTCATCCCCTATGAGTCCGACGAGGTCACCCGCCTCATCATCGACGGCCATGACGCGACGGCCTTCGCGCCGGTGGCATCCAAGACGGTCGGAGCCTTCCGCGACTGGCTGCTGTCGGATGCCGCAACGCCGGACGTCCTGCGCAAGATGGCGGGCGGCATCACGCCGGAGATGGCGGCCGCTGTGTCAAAGCTGATGCGCAACCAGGATCTGATCCTGGCGGCGCGGAAATGCGAGGTCGCCACCGCCTTCCGCAACACGATCGGCCTGAAGGGGCGGATGAGCACGCGGCTGCAGCCCAACCATCCGTTCGACGATGCCAGAGGCATCACCGCCTCGATCCTCGACGGCATCCTGCTCGGGGCCGGCGATGCCTGCATCGGGATCAATCCCGCGAGCGACGATCCGGCCGTCATCGCGCAATTGTTGCGGCTGCTCGACGAGATCATCGCGCGGCTGAAGATCCCGACGCAAGGTTGCGTGCTGACCCATGTCACGACGACGCTGTCGCTGATCGGGCAGGGCGTGCCGGTCGATCTCGTCTTCCAGTCGGTCGCCGGCACCGAGGCCGCCAACCGCAGTTTCGGCATCGACCTCGCGCTTCTGAAGGAGGCGCAGGAGGCCGGGCTGTCGCTGCGGCGCGGCACCGTCGGGCAGAACGTGATGTATTTCGAGACCGGCCAGGGCTCGGCGCTGTCGGCGGGGGCCCATCACGGCGTCGACCAGCAGACCTGCGAGGCGCGGGCCTATGCGGTCGCCCGCGCCTTTGCGCCGCTCCTGGTGAACAGCGTGGTCGGTTTCATCGGCCCGGAATACCTCTATGACGGCAAGGAAATCATCCGGGCGGGACTGGAGGATCATTTCTGCGGCAAGTTGCTCGGCCTGCCGCTCGGGATCGACATCTGCTACACCAACCACGCCGAGGCGGACCAGGACGACATGGACAATCTGCTGACGCTGCTCGCCGCCGCCGGCGTCACCTTCATCATGGGCGTCCCCGGTGCCGACGACGTCATGCTGAACTACCAGTCGACGTCCTTTCACGACGCGCTCTATGTCCGTGACGTCTTCGGTTTGCGCCGCGCGCCGGAATTCGACGACTGGCTGACGCAGTGGGGTATCGCAGGCGCCGATTTCCGACTTGCCGGCGATGCAGGCCTGCTGCCCGATTTTGCCTCGCGGCTGATCGCCTGA
- a CDS encoding B12-binding domain-containing radical SAM protein, with protein sequence MRAESNGTPRRILCVFPRYTSSFGTFEYSYPLTDGVRAFMPPQGLLLISAYLPQDWQVKFVDENLRRTTREEFEWAEAVFVSGMHIQRQQMNDICRRAHEFDLPVALGGPSVSACPDYYPSFDYLHVGELGDATNQLIEILSRDTSRPESQVVLTTKDRVPMTEFPIPAYELADVKKYFLGSIQYSSGCPYQCEFCDIPGLYGRNPRIKSPEQIIAELDRLRECGMTDTVYFVDDNFIGNRKAAMDLLPHLIEWQKRTGYVVRLACEATLNIAKRPEILEKMREAYFVTIFCGIETPDPDALKAMHKDHNMMVPILEGVRTINSYGMEVVSGIIMGLDTDKPNTSEALLAFVEDSRIPLLTINLLQALPKTPLWDRLERDGRLVHDDGRDSNVDFLLPYDEVVASWKHAMAVAYTPEKVYARYQHQCDHVYVHRLKMPVPDEMKTWPNIRRGLIMLRNIFWKVGVLGDYRRVFWKFALGRIKRGDIEGLIGCTLIAHHLITFARAASSGRQNASNYSIRLREAAVPAE encoded by the coding sequence ATGCGAGCTGAAAGTAACGGAACGCCGCGGCGGATTCTCTGCGTATTTCCGCGCTACACCTCGTCGTTCGGTACGTTCGAGTATTCCTATCCCCTGACCGATGGCGTTCGTGCCTTCATGCCGCCGCAGGGGCTGTTGCTGATCTCCGCCTATCTGCCGCAGGACTGGCAGGTCAAATTCGTCGACGAGAACCTCCGCCGCACGACCAGGGAAGAGTTCGAATGGGCCGAGGCGGTGTTCGTCAGCGGCATGCACATCCAGCGCCAGCAGATGAACGACATCTGCCGCCGCGCGCATGAGTTCGATCTGCCGGTCGCGCTCGGCGGCCCCTCCGTCAGCGCCTGTCCCGACTATTATCCGTCTTTCGATTATCTCCATGTCGGCGAACTCGGCGATGCCACCAACCAGCTGATCGAGATACTGTCGCGCGACACCTCTCGCCCCGAGAGCCAAGTGGTGCTGACGACCAAGGATCGCGTGCCGATGACGGAGTTTCCGATCCCGGCCTACGAACTTGCCGACGTGAAGAAATATTTCCTCGGCAGCATCCAGTATTCCAGCGGCTGTCCCTATCAGTGCGAGTTCTGCGACATCCCCGGTCTCTATGGCCGCAACCCGCGCATCAAGTCGCCCGAGCAGATCATCGCCGAACTTGACCGCCTGCGCGAATGCGGCATGACCGACACGGTCTATTTCGTCGATGACAATTTCATCGGCAACCGCAAGGCGGCGATGGACCTGTTGCCGCATCTGATCGAATGGCAGAAGCGGACCGGCTACGTGGTGCGGCTCGCCTGCGAAGCGACGCTCAACATCGCCAAGAGGCCCGAGATCCTCGAGAAAATGCGCGAGGCCTATTTCGTCACCATCTTCTGCGGGATCGAGACGCCGGATCCCGACGCGCTGAAGGCGATGCACAAGGACCACAACATGATGGTCCCGATCCTGGAGGGCGTGCGCACCATCAACTCCTACGGCATGGAGGTTGTCTCGGGCATCATCATGGGGCTCGACACCGACAAGCCGAATACGTCGGAGGCGCTGCTGGCCTTCGTCGAGGACTCCCGAATTCCGCTGCTCACGATCAACCTGCTTCAGGCGTTGCCCAAGACGCCGCTGTGGGACCGGCTGGAGCGCGACGGGCGCCTCGTCCACGATGACGGTCGCGATTCCAACGTCGACTTCCTGTTGCCCTATGACGAGGTCGTTGCCTCATGGAAGCACGCGATGGCGGTCGCTTACACGCCCGAGAAGGTCTACGCGCGCTACCAGCATCAATGCGACCACGTCTATGTGCACCGTCTCAAGATGCCGGTGCCGGACGAGATGAAGACCTGGCCCAACATCCGGCGTGGCCTAATCATGCTGCGCAACATTTTCTGGAAGGTCGGCGTGCTCGGCGACTACAGGCGCGTGTTCTGGAAGTTCGCGCTGGGGCGCATCAAGCGCGGCGACATCGAGGGCCTGATCGGCTGCACCCTGATCGCACACCATCTCATCACCTTTGCGCGCGCGGCCTCCAGCGGCAGGCAGAACGCCTCGAACTACTCGATCCGGCTGCGCGAGGCCGCCGTTCCCGCCGAATGA
- the eutC gene encoding ethanolamine ammonia-lyase subunit EutC: protein MSDPALPRRPILDLRAFTPARVALGRSGASVPTKALLDFTLDHARARDAVHAVFDAPHLAADLGTLGLAVTEVRSQAVDRGDYLRRPDLGRRLAPDSAELLARSASKPGQLALVIGDGLSAAAVDAHAAALVRRLLPLFAADDGVAVGHVVVASGARVALGDEIGAILGARMVVMLIGERPGLSAPDSLGAYLTFAPKPGRTDAERNCVSNIHHAGLSHDEAAFKIAWLVREGLARQVSGVALKDESADRAPRRIGTVSPG from the coding sequence ATGTCTGATCCGGCCCTGCCACGCCGCCCGATTCTCGACCTGCGGGCGTTCACGCCCGCGCGCGTCGCGCTCGGGCGCAGCGGCGCAAGCGTGCCGACGAAGGCGCTGCTCGATTTCACGCTCGATCATGCCCGTGCTCGCGATGCTGTGCATGCCGTCTTCGATGCGCCGCATCTGGCCGCCGATCTCGGCACGCTCGGACTTGCCGTCACCGAGGTGAGAAGCCAGGCGGTCGACCGCGGGGACTATCTGCGTCGACCGGATCTGGGACGACGGCTTGCACCCGACTCAGCGGAGCTTCTGGCGCGAAGTGCCTCGAAGCCGGGCCAGCTCGCGCTCGTGATCGGCGACGGCCTCTCGGCGGCGGCAGTCGACGCCCATGCCGCGGCTCTGGTGAGACGCCTGTTGCCGCTGTTTGCAGCCGATGATGGTGTTGCGGTCGGCCATGTCGTCGTCGCCTCAGGCGCGCGCGTTGCGCTCGGCGACGAGATCGGCGCCATTCTCGGTGCACGGATGGTCGTGATGCTGATCGGTGAGCGGCCGGGCCTGTCGGCGCCCGACAGTCTCGGCGCCTATCTGACTTTTGCGCCGAAGCCCGGCCGCACCGATGCCGAGCGCAATTGCGTCTCCAACATCCACCATGCCGGGTTGAGCCATGACGAGGCGGCCTTCAAGATCGCCTGGCTGGTCCGCGAGGGGCTGGCCCGGCAGGTCAGCGGCGTAGCGTTGAAAGACGAGAGCGCGGACCGTGCGCCGCGTCGAATTGGTACAGTCTCGCCCGGATGA